A single region of the Leptodactylus fuscus isolate aLepFus1 chromosome 5, aLepFus1.hap2, whole genome shotgun sequence genome encodes:
- the CKAP4 gene encoding cytoskeleton-associated protein 4, with product MASARHRNKGNSADSNSQAAAAGNDVAKKTPKPNKGSSSSSSSSSSSSSFSSSSKGPGFFSKLLTFLLYLVVIAVVACSGYLMYNLLQEVSLISSKLSHLSHQKGELAETVNTLQKQVDILEKTVGRVEFISKDIQEKQQRHDTSIKNCEKELDVVGVILKKLQKDLSNVIQDVKDQGQRDLDLFDNTMREKFTELNNSINEDLSELTEVQKSSQEEINNVKAKIASLGDLSAIMKDMKALKDLTSQMQSSFKAKEESIDWLMNNALNVDSVTANSNEIEVLKNEQETLKKDVEKQKVMVENAMEKILTQGESGLKEEMERVLKEFGQISNSVKEMESNYISANNDLLKEIETNRDGVELRLKPLESTLNELNSGSSTLKTSFKEYSRRLNTVEEAVAGLKHMSSSEGQGSSEALSTLKEAQESLSKQVDELRSSIASLPTVTSDFSRLQVEVTSALEGHKQQFDELKDDYEQLKSSVGSSEQAPGVDGLSSSIKKLESELQMMREAVDSLVAYSVKIETHDNDIRSVKESMEDLRQSTDKLFVKIEQIQENV from the exons ATGGCTAGTGCAAGGCATAGGAATAAAGGCAACTCTGCAGACAGCAACTCCCAGGCTGCAGCTGCTGGCAATGACGTGGCAAAGAAGACCCCTAAACCTAACAAAgggtcatcatcatcctcctcatcatcatcctcctcctcctccttttcatcCTCATCAAAGGGGCCTGGGTTCTTCAGCAAGCTATTGACTTTCCTATTATACCTAGTTGTCATTGCAGTGGTTGCCTGCTCTGGATATCTGATGTATAATCTCCTACAAGAAGTCTCATTGATAAGCAGCAAACTGAGCCACTTATCTCACCAGAAGGGAGAGCTGGCAGAGACTGTCAACACCCTCCAGAAACAG GTTGATATACTTGAAAAAACAGTTGGGAGAGTGGAATTTATCTCAAAAGACATTCAAGAAAAACAGCAAAGACATGACACCTCTATCAAGAATTGTGAAAAGGAACTGGATGTTGTTGGTGTCATCCTTAAGAAGCTTCAAAAAGATCTATCCAATGTCATCCAAGATGTGAAAGACCAAGGTCAACGGGATCTTGACCTCTTCGACAATACCATGCGAGAAAAATTTACAGAATTAAATAATTCAATTAATGAAGATCTTTCGGAGCTTACCGAGGTCCAAAAGTCGAGCCAGGAAGAGATTAACAATGTGAAGGCCAAAATAGCTTCTTTAGGAGACTTAAGTGCCATCATGAAAGATATGAAGGCCTTAAAGGATCTCACCTCGCAAATGCAATCTTCATTTAAAGCTAAGGAAGAGTCCATTGACTGGTTAATGAACAACGCCTTAAATGTAGATTCTGTTACCGCCAACAGCAATGAAATTGAGGTTCTCAAGAATGAGCAGGAGACCTTAAAGAAAGATGTGGAAAAACAAAAGGTGATGGTAGAAAACGCAATGGAAAAGATTTTGACACAAGGAGAGTCTGGCCTtaaagaagagatggagagggtcCTTAAGGAATTTGGACAAATATCTAATTCTGTCAAAGAGATGGAGAGCAATTATATCTCAGCAAACAATGACTTGCTTAAAGAAATTGAGACGAACAGAGACGGAGTTGAGTTGAGATTAAAGCCTTTGGAAAGTACATTGAATGAGCTCAACAGTGGATCATCTACTTTGAAGACCAGTTTTAAGGAGTACAGCAGAAGACTGAATACTGTAGAAGAAGCCGTCGCTGGACTGAAGCATATGTCTTCTTCTGAAGGTCAAGGAAGCTCTGAGGCACTATCGACACTGAAAGAAGCTCAAGAATCCTTATCCAAACAAGTCGATGAGCTAAGATCTTCCATTGCAAGCCTACCAACTGTTACTTCTGACTTTTCGAGATTGCAGGTGGAGGTGACTAGCGCCTTAGAAGGCCACAAACAACAGTTTGATGAGTTAAAAGATGACTATGAGCAATTGAAGAGTAGTGTTGGGTCCTCCGAGCAGGCACCCGGCGTTGATGGTTTAAGTTCCTCAATTAAAAAACTGGAATCTGAATTACAGATGATGAGGGAGGCCGTGGATAGTTTGGTAGCCTATTCTGTGAAAATTGAAACCCATGATAATGATATCCGATCTGTTAAAGAGTCCATGGAAGACCTTCGACAAAGTACTGATAAACTCTTTGTGAAAATTGAACAGATCCAAGAGAATGTATAG
- the IKBIP gene encoding inhibitor of nuclear factor kappa-B kinase-interacting protein isoform X1, with product MSGEAKQRKKGASPSTKESKDGPKNGAGSGQRPQDEKLKKFTDHSTAPPGSGSSFLDFRTVLCSLCLAVCVTLTWIVFQQSQNFTILEQQYKSLQSRSSGLQELEEKVSQIFGKLVSTDEVLAEATSSSSLVSTLQQELTNLYNDIDVTKVHEQSLSEKMQNINLRFQNVTDSWKKSLDEMNSETDSIKSEAKTFHNQMTSKINSADQTLKQLSEKLIEFESGTLRNFRTMKTQEDDDLQRLSEVLDWDDNAVKDLEKEQNELANMNEEVQKNMAEFEPKLGECIKNLPTIDTAVRSLLKVSNEMQELDKKMNTLTEQVFNTEDNLLKIITETLEIQHALERMQYDNSILKLQNDVSVLKEKANTLSRVENKSPPEVKETEESENST from the exons GAAGGACGGGCCGAAGAATGGTGCTGGATCTGGACAGCGGCCTCAGGATGAGAAACTCAAGAAGTTCACGGATCACTctactgctcctcctggcagcGGCTCATCATTCCTTGATTTCCGGACGGTGCTGTGTTCCTTGTGCCTGGCAGTGTGTGTGACTTTAACATG GATTGTGTTTCAGCAGTCGCAGAATTTCACCATCCTGGAGCAGCAGTATAAGTCTCTGCAGTCTCGCTCATCAGGGCTACAAGAGCTAGAAGAAAAAGTCAGCCAAATATTTGGAAAG CTCGTGTCTACTGATGAGGTCCTAGCAGAAGCAACATCATCATCTTCTCTAGTGAGCACTCTACAGCAAGAGTTGACTAACCTCTATAATGACATTGATGTCACCAAAGTCCATGAGCAGTCACTCTCTGAAAAGATGCAGAATATCAACCTGAGGTTTCAGAATGTCACAGATTCATGGAAGAAGAGCCTTGACGAAATGAACTCTGAAACGGACTCTATCAAGTCCGAAGCCAAGACGTTCCATAACCAGATGACCTCGAAGATCAACTCGGCTGACCAAACACTCAAGCAGCTCTCCGAAAAACTTATAGAGTTTGAATCGGGGACACTCCGAAATTTTAGAACGATGAAAACGCAGGAAGATGATGACCTTCAACGCTTATCTGAGGTCCTCGATTGGGATGACAATGCTGTCAAGGATCTGGAAAAGGAGCAGAACGAGTTGGCCAATATGAATGAAGAGGTACAAAAGAACATGGCAGAATTTGAGCCCAAACTGGGGGAATGCATCAAGAATTTGCCAACGATTGACACCGCCGTACGTAGTCTTCTGAAGGTGTCTAATGAGATGCAGGAACTGGATAAAAAGATGAACACGTTGACTGAGCAGGTGTTTAATACCGAGGACAACCTGCTGAAAATAATCACCGAGACTTTGGAGATCCAGCATGCATTGGAAAGGATGCAGTACGATAATAGTATCCTAAAACTGCAAAACGACGTGTCCGTTCTGAAGGAGAAAGCAAATACTTTGTCAAGAGTTGAGAACAAATCTCCTCCAGAAGTAAAAGAAACAGAAGAGAGTGAAAATTCAACTTAA
- the IKBIP gene encoding inhibitor of nuclear factor kappa-B kinase-interacting protein isoform X2 gives MSGEAKQRKKGASPSTKESKDGPKNGAGSGQRPQDEKLKKFTDHSTAPPGSGSSFLDFRTVLCSLCLAVCVTLTWIVFQQSQNFTILEQQYKSLQSRSSGLQELEEKVSQIFGKMEETTQTMTKLKELRVTQSIEQLQKDIANIEQWTSVVSTKREQLEVNLTALEQAVSQVEQTTTGISKEVFAKIATVKTDVRRISGMETDITSLTDSVDELEKKLEKVEKDTAQRIGDSLASSIDRITSLKSSVSRNSDRIDLLKLRLTELRGNFTGNSDKLSGLESDRLKVLQAVNFANELKPKVFMIQQDFARLEAMIDELSLRIGHLASDLLNREKDINLLSDKMYNLTVMKSEVLDLSSKISNV, from the exons GAAGGACGGGCCGAAGAATGGTGCTGGATCTGGACAGCGGCCTCAGGATGAGAAACTCAAGAAGTTCACGGATCACTctactgctcctcctggcagcGGCTCATCATTCCTTGATTTCCGGACGGTGCTGTGTTCCTTGTGCCTGGCAGTGTGTGTGACTTTAACATG GATTGTGTTTCAGCAGTCGCAGAATTTCACCATCCTGGAGCAGCAGTATAAGTCTCTGCAGTCTCGCTCATCAGGGCTACAAGAGCTAGAAGAAAAAGTCAGCCAAATATTTGGAAAG AtggaagaaaccacacagaccatgACAAAGCTAAAGGAACTTCGAGTGACCCAAAGTATAGAACAGCTACAAAAAGACATTGCCAATATTGAGCAATGGACAAGCGTTGTTTCAACAAAACGGGAACAGCTGGAGGTCAACCTTACTGCCCTTGAACAGGCTGTTTCCCAAGTTGAACAGACCACCACAGGTATCTCTAAAGAGGTTTTTGCTAAGATCGCCACTGTGAAGACCGATGTGAGAAGGATATCAGGAATGGAGACTGACATTACCTCCCTGACAGACTCTGTCGATGAGTTGGAGAAAAAATTAGAAAAGGTTGAGAAGGACACGGCCCAAAGAATTGGAGACTCTTTGGCCAGTAGTATTGACCGCATCACCTCATTGAAGAGTTCAGTGTCTAGAAATTCGGACAGGATAGATCTCCTAAAGCTAAGGCTGACGGAGCTCAGGGGCAATTTCACTGGCAATTCTGATAAACTATCCGGCCTAGAGAGCGACAGACTGAAGGTCTTACAGGCCGTAAATTTTGCCAACGAACTGAAGCCTAAAGTCTTTATGATCCAGCAGGACTTTGCCCGGTTAGAAGCCATGATTGATGAGCTGTCTCTAAGGATTGGCCACCTGGCATCCGATCTACTGAACCGAGAAAAAGATATTAACCTGCTGAGCGATAAAATGTACAACTTAACCGTGATGAAATCCGAAGTCCTGGATCTAAGTAGTAAAATTAGCAATGTGTAG